CTCTAAGGTAGCATTCTCTTTTCTTACGTACGTACCCCCtcttgcatgcatgcatgcaaaAAATATCAGAATGCACCTTCATATATTCCCGCCTTCAAAATCAAAACATGCACAAGGATATATGTTTATACAATTTGTTTACCGTGGCAGGTTTCGCAAGTTGCAGAATCCTTACGTGAGGGAGAGGGCCAGGTTTCTCCCTCTCTTTAACCTTCCCTTCCGTTGGACAAGAAGTCATCCTTCCAAATGGCTTCTGATTCCAATTCCGATTCCCCACCACCACCCGATTCACAGGACAATTCATCTCCTCCCCctccaccgccaccaccaccaccaccaccgcctcCTCCTGATAACCGCGGGTCACCGCCGCCCCCACATTCTGGCCATCACTTTTCTCCTCCTCCACCTTCAAAACACCGGTTGTCTCCACCCAAGTCATCATCTTCGAGCTCGTATGGAGACAGTGGAAGCCAATCATTGAGCACGCCAATTATAATAGTAATCGCAGCAGCAGCTGTGATTTTGCTCCTTCTCCTTCTCATGGTCATCTTTGTgtgtataaaaagaaaaaagaaatctcaGTCACAGTCACCCATTGATTACTACCATAATCAACCTGatggtatttttattttattttttatattaaaggcAAATGCATGTGATGAACTTGGATTTGAGCACTCTTTTATTATCACTCCAAAGTTCTTAGAAATCATATATCACGTCATAATAtcaattcttatttatttttagggtgACCATACACAcacatctttttaaaataatgtagaGAGAACGAATTAGggaaatgaaaaaacatatttttgcattaatgaatttttttccttattcttatttgttactgtgaaatttgaataaaattaatttttaaagaataagagagagATCCAGCTAGTTGTTTTTACttggaattttgaaaatagtGTTCATTGATATCTACCTTAGAGCTTCTACATCTAATAGGAAGTTTCCATTTAGAATTTGTGAACTGCTTTGTTCTTCAAACAATTATAAGATGGTTGACGAATAATGGTACATGCAGATGGGTTTCAGAAAAGCGAGTATGGGTACAACAACAATAAGGTTGAGCACGTTATGCATATTCCTCCACATCCTGTTCCAGTTGGAGGTTGGTCAGCAACCCAGGGTGTTAGTTCTGAAATGAGCTCTGCCAGTTACTCTGGGCCCCATGGTCCTGTTTTGCCACCTCCGCACCCCACGGTGGCCCTCGGATTCAACCAAAGCTCCTTCACTTTCGAGGAGCTCTCGGCTGCCACTGCTGGCTTTAGCCAACACAACCTGCTGGGCCAGGGTGGCTTCGGATTCGTCCACAAAGGTGTTCTACCCAATGGCAAGGAAATTGCAGTGAAGAGCCTCAAATCCACTAATGGCCAAGGAGACAGAGAATTCCAAGCTGAGGTTGACATCATCAGCCGCGTCCACCATCGCCATCTTGTCTCACTCGTCGGCTATTGCATCTCACAAGCAGACAGGCTCCTCGTTTATGAGTTTGTGCCTAACAACACCCTCGAATACCACCTTCATCGTGcgttctctctttctttctaacatttcttcaatttcatcttaGCCCTAACTGcaccaattttataaaattcaactaATGGGTTCGATGAATACTTTTCTTTACACCTTTTATTGCATCTCTATGATGAAAATCTGTCAACTTTTTTTTCAGGAAAGGGTCAACCTGTGATGGATTGGAATACCAGGCTCAAAATTGCGATCGGATCGGCTAAAGGACTTGCTTATTTACACGAGGATTGTAAGTTATCTGCCTATTCTTTTAATGATTAACGATGAGGCCAACGTTAACATGACCTCTAACATTAACCAGGTCACCCTCGTATCATTCACCGAGACGTAAAGGGTGCAAACATTCTACTTGAGAACAACTTCGAAGCCAAAGTAAGTACATCGATCGAATTTCTCTGTCTAAGCGTTTCTTCTCGGATTACTTAATTAAGAATTGGATCTATCCATTCAGGTGGCGGATTTTGGGTTGGCAAAGATTAGTCAAGAAGACACTAACACTCACGTTTCCACTCGTGTAATGGGAACATTCGGGTAAGAAACTAAACTGTAAATCGACCTATGTATGATACGTTTTTTCAAGTTTCAAGCAATGAAAGTGAATTAATTTGCCTAAAATTTCAGGTATTTGGCTCCAGAGTATGCATCAACCGGTAAGCTAACTGACAAATCTGATGTGTTCTCGTTCGGTATTATGCTTTTGGAGCTCATAACAGGTCGGGAACCTGTGGACAACACTGGGGAATTTGAAGATAGTTTGGCCGACTGGGtaagtatattttttcattaattcccaCATACTTTCAATAACTCTAGATATCTAATTAATTTGAACCTTTCAGTTTGTGAGTTTGTGTGAATGTTTCccatacttattattattcatcaGGTGTCACAGTGAAACATATAATACAATGAAAAgaggatatatatataatataacaatcTCTACTTGTTCCATATCTATCTATGTGCATGAACAGGCTAGACCACTCTGTACAAAGGCAATGGAGGATGGAAGTTTTGAAGGGCTTGTGGATCCACGTTTAGAGGGTAATTATGACGAGCGCCAAATGTCTTGTATGGTGGCTTGTGCTGCATTTAGCGTAAGGTACTCGGCGAAGAAGCGACCGAAAATGAGTCAGGTAATAGAAATCatggtttattatttattttagtttgatgTTCTCTTTTTAAGTTAAGTTatgatggatgaatgaatgaatgaattagaTTGTGAGAGTGCTGGAGGGTGATGTGTCAGTAGAAGTGCTTGGTTACGAGGGAGTGAAACCTGGGTTCGGCGGCGAAAGCGGGGAGTATAAAGTTGACATGATGAAGTTCAGGAAACTAGCATTAGAAGAGAGTGGCAGTGAACAATCATCTGCTGAATATGGCAATGCCGGCAGGAGGGTAGGAGCCCGAATGCACACTCCTTAATTCATGCATGCCATTTGTGATTTCATCATAACCTCTGATCTTGCCACAAGTTTTTAATGATGTTCTCATTTGGCATAAGAAGGATCCAAGTTAAAGAAATGGAAGACAACTTTCTTCAATTCATGAGTTTTTTAGTGAGTAATTGATCGAGTAGGATACACTGATAGGTTGTAAACATTGGACAGTGAAGGGAATGTATGTAATGTAGAACATGTGTTGTAACATTAATTAGTGAAGCTCCTTTGTACATCTTTTcggatttatattataatataaattagatgAAATAATTGGAGGACCAAATATGTCTTTTCATGTGTctttaaatataacatatttttttgacacaaataaatcttttataattatttgtgtgaCATGCGGGCACTGACAAGGGCGGGGAGTAATTGCCGGTGCAAGAGGTATGGTGtaggggcacagacaaggagtgGTTCCTGGCAAACTTCCAGTGaaagggacacatggacgaatcgaacatacaccgggaTGAGAGgaatctggagactgtataggtatgggactatacagttgaaggataacttaaaaaattgatttggttatcaccaaaatgcatttacttttcggaagcttaacccataagaacttcatggttaaacGTGCTTAGCCCAAAAAAATTCTGGGATGGATAACGTTccgagaaaaatataaaaaattatttcttttatcaccattttatttttatattatgtattaaaaatatatcatcaaaTCATTACTCTAATATCCCTAACCAAAGACATATTTGGGAATATTTTTCTATCTcacatataaatttttacacacactttatatttattgtttaattaaaaaacattttcctttcctAAAAGTGATTGTAAAACATCCTAGTGTCAATGTAAAGAGGATGTAAAACCAGGGAAGAAGATTTCTTATCAGAActgaaagaaattaaattagaaattgacttaataatttttttttttaaatataattattcttgtagttttggaaaattgttttatttttttttcgttttgttatttttttatttagatctttattgttttattattttccgTAAAATGTTTATTGTTTCAATccttgaaatattttattcactttAAACTGGTTAAATTTTAACAATGTATTCAATAAAccaaaagtaaattatttacatattatagaaacacaaacaaaaaaaggtatacaaataactataataaaattccTTGACTAAagtttagatttaaaaaaaaaattatataaaaatgactACATTTTAAGAATACACATATGTATTTAGGTCTTAAAAATTTCTTATGgcatttttttattaggtttaatctaaaattcataaatgtatTAAGCACCAAACAGGtgataattgtaaaatattatacatgTTTTCGATTACGTTAATTATCAACGagattaaaattttagtaaaattataatttttttagtacgcgtaaagtaatatattaatattttttgtaatgaattaattatttactcTACATTAAAACTAACTTAGGATTGAGCAAGATCAATCCTTTCTTAAGAAAGCACCTTCTTacattttgtttgtttctaATTAAACcctatttagattttttaaccCTAAATACACCATATCGTTTGCgattagttattttaaaattttaatttatttaataaaaataataatttaaattaattaaaacaattcaacctctctcaaattttaaaatgaaatgaaaactaacctctcttaaattttaaaattaaattaaaactatgcATTCATGagttatgtaatatttttatccaaacatattattttataagcaTTTAAAACCCGCAAAATGTGATTTACATCGTGTTAAAtgtacattattttaattttaatatttctgttCGAACTTAAAAGtcatttgaatttataaaaaataataaatattatatctgtatgttttttatattcatcattagTACATGTGACGcaacatgtttattttaatgtatcaaaaatttaatttcaacttatttaattttacattattagaaataatgtgtgtgtatatatacatataggaTGAACGAGGgaaataataattaaggaaaatgatattttgacaccaatttttgacactattttgatactgtacacgtgttaaaacgtggttggacgatttcaaattaaaaaaattgagacaatggtatatttggaagaaaaaaaccaatttttttttttttaattttaaatcgtccaatcacattttgacacgtgtgcggtgtcaaaatggtgtcaaaaaattggtgtcaaaatatcattttccaataattaataaaagtattaaagtaaaataattaggGAAAGCAGACAATAAAAACAAAGCTGTCTTTTTTTTTGCTGATTAAGAAAAAATGTTGTGTGGGTTGTAATGGaagaatattataaattgaaaaggaaatttCATATGGTTTAAcgtaaacaatttaaaacataatattataaattttcaatgaataagatcgtttagaaaaaaaaaaacctgtttaaataagaaataatacgAAGTGAAAAgagtgtaaaaaatatttacacaacATTGTGAATgatgattatattaaaagagtaaaatatttaGGCAAAtgtgattaaattttaattggaaGCTGAAGTCGATCTGCATCGCAGAGTACAAAAGAACTGGTGCTTTTTAACACgacattttccttcttctcctcaGCATTCACCACTGATACGTCCGTTCATTCATTCACAAACTCGAGTGGTGCATTCGCAGAACAGAGATCTCACAGATTCACCGGTGATTGGTGATGGCTCAGCCGCTCGTGAAGAAGGACGATGACCGCGACGACGAAGgttctcttctcttctcctaATTCGATCCGTTTTCTCTCTCATTTGCCCTTAGCGTTTTCCGTTCTCTCATTGCTACTGTTGGATCAATCCCTTTTGCTTCCAGATCCGTGTTTCATTTCCATTTCCGAATACTAGAGTAGGGTTCGCCTAGTTagatatttcaattttcaagttCCTCGTACTTAGATATCTCAATTCTCTACATCCTTATGTTGAATCTTATGTTGTTCCTCTTTGACTTTCCTAATGCTCTCTAGTTTGATCTGGTTTCGATTCCTTATCGTTTGTACAAACTCGAAT
This DNA window, taken from Vigna radiata var. radiata cultivar VC1973A chromosome 5, Vradiata_ver6, whole genome shotgun sequence, encodes the following:
- the LOC106760493 gene encoding putative proline-rich receptor-like protein kinase PERK6, producing the protein MVHADGFQKSEYGYNNNKVEHVMHIPPHPVPVGGWSATQGVSSEMSSASYSGPHGPVLPPPHPTVALGFNQSSFTFEELSAATAGFSQHNLLGQGGFGFVHKGVLPNGKEIAVKSLKSTNGQGDREFQAEVDIISRVHHRHLVSLVGYCISQADRLLVYEFVPNNTLEYHLHRKGQPVMDWNTRLKIAIGSAKGLAYLHEDCHPRIIHRDVKGANILLENNFEAKVADFGLAKISQEDTNTHVSTRVMGTFGYLAPEYASTGKLTDKSDVFSFGIMLLELITGREPVDNTGEFEDSLADWARPLCTKAMEDGSFEGLVDPRLEGNYDERQMSCMVACAAFSVRYSAKKRPKMSQIVRVLEGDVSVEVLGYEGVKPGFGGESGEYKVDMMKFRKLALEESGSEQSSAEYGNAGRRVGARMHTP